In the Candidatus Aminicenantes bacterium genome, CCGGCCACTTGTAGCGGCGCAGCCTGGCCGCGGCTTCCGGGGCCAGTTCCAGCCGGGGCTTGTTCATTTCCCGGCAGTAATGGCGCACGAAATACTCCGCCAGCAGGGTCACGTCTTCCCCCCGGTCCCGAAGGGGAGGGATGTGGATGGGAAATACGTGGATGCGGTAAAACAGGTCCTTGCGGAAGCGACCCGCCTGCACCTCGGCTTCCAGGTCGCGGTTGGTGGCGAACACGAATCGCAGCTGGAGCTTGATCTCCCGGTTGCTGCCCAGCCGATGGATGGTCTTCTCTTCGATTACACGCAATAATTTCCCCTGCAGGTGAAGGGGCAGGTCCCCGATTTCGTCCATGAAAAACGTGCCCCCCTGCGCCAGTTCCAACTTGCCGACCTGCTGGGTGTAGGCGTCGGTATAGGATCCCTTTTCGTGCCCGAACAACTCGTTTTCGAGCAGGCGCTCGGGAATGGCCGCGGCGTTGATGGCCACGAAGGGGCTCTCCCGGCGGGGACTCAGGCGGTGGATGGTGCGGGCGAACAACTCCTTGCCCGTACCGCTCTCTCCCAGCAAAAGCACCGGAGTATCAGTGGGAGCCACCTGTTTGAGCTTTTCCGCTTCCGCCAGGATTTCCGGGCTCTGCCCGATGATCACGGCGGAACGGCTGGCCGTGGCTTCGGCCTGGCGGAAAACGATAT is a window encoding:
- a CDS encoding sigma-54-dependent Fis family transcriptional regulator, which translates into the protein MHKVLVVEDNRSMREMLFTVLSEKGYEVTTAEDAATALLQLKRTSFAVMVSDLQMPGMDGLQLVKKTRPMGIPCIILTAYGSIEKAVEAIKAGAFDFIAKPVDPEYLNLIITKALESTRILRENIVFRQAEATASRSAVIIGQSPEILAEAEKLKQVAPTDTPVLLLGESGTGKELFARTIHRLSPRRESPFVAINAAAIPERLLENELFGHEKGSYTDAYTQQVGKLELAQGGTFFMDEIGDLPLHLQGKLLRVIEEKTIHRLGSNREIKLQLRFVFATNRDLEAEVQAGRFRKDLFYRIHVFPIHIPPLRDRGEDVTLLAEYFVRHYCREMNKPRLELAPEAAARLRRYKWPGNVRELQNTIERAVIISHGPRIEGADIVLPDRGLDLLEDFSLDGGLKQVSARAVRLVEKARIQAELERTGFNRRRAADQLGVSYKTLLEKIREYNIRPENHG